GACCGTCACGAGGTGGGCCTGTCGATCGGTCCGCACTCGCTTGTGCCGCTGCCCGACGCCATCCGGTCGCTGTGGCACTACACCGCCAAGGCCTTCCAATTCCATGCGAGCCTGACGAATTCCGCCGGCAATTACCACCCGTGGGAATCCAAACCGTGGAGCTGGCCCATGTCGTTGCGCCCGGTTCTCTATGCCATCGACCAGCAGAACGTTCCCGGTTGCGGCGCGCAATCGTGCGTCAAGGCGGAGATGCTGGTGGGCACGCCGGCCCTGTGGTGGCTGGCGGCGCCGGTGCTGATCTATGCGCTCTGGCGAATGCTGGTTCGCCGCGACTGGCGCTACGCCGCCGTCCTGGTCGGTTACTGCGCCGGGTGGCTGCCCTGGTTCGCCGACATCGACCGGCAGATGTACTTCTTCTACGCCGCCACGATGGCGCCATTCCTGGTCATGGCCATCGCGCTGATCTGCGGCAACATCCTCTACGCCCGCGGCCGAGGGCCCGTTCAAAACCCCGAACGACGCACGCTGGGACTGATCGCCGTGAGCGCTTACGTTGCCTTAGTGGTGACCAACTTCGCCTGGCTGTTCCCGGTGCTCACCGGTCTGCCCATCTCCCAACAGACCTGGAACATGGAGATCTGGCTGCCCAGCTGGCGCTGAGGTCTTTGCCGCGAAACTGCAACTAGCGACGGCACTACTCGGGAAACGCGTTGCCAGTTGCAGTTTCGCGGTGCTGTCACAACGAATCCCGGGCAATGGGACAGGACATGCAGCGGGGGCCGCCGCGGCCGGTGCCCAATTCGGATCCCGCGATGGTCAGCACTTCGATACCCGCGTCCTGCAGGCGGGTGTTGGTCTGCACGTTGCGCTCGTAGGCAACCACGACACCCGGCGCCAAGGCCAACGTGTTGTTGCCGTCGTCCCACTGCTCGCGTTCGGCGATGACGGGATCGAGACCGGTGTCTATCACACGCAGCTTGTCGATGCCCATCGCCTTGGCCGCGGCGTCCAGAAACGGGGTCTCGTCGCCGATGGTGACGCCGTCGGGAGTGCGCTGGATCGTGAACGCCGAGAGCGTGTCGACGACGTTGGCGTACATCACCACGGTGTCGGTGTCGACCATCGTGCACACCGTGTCCAGGTGCATTTGCGCGCGCTTCTGGGCGATCGGCACGGCGAGCACCGTGTGCGCCAGATCGTCGTCAAAGAGGCTGCGCGCCAAGGCTTCCGCGCCGGCCGGGCCGGTCCGCTCCCCGACACCGACCGCGACCGCGCCGGGGGCAAGCAGCAGCACGTCACCGCCCTCGACGGGAGCGGTGCGCGACTCGTAGGCGCGGCGCACCCCGGTGAATCGCGGGTGATGGGCGTAGATGAGATCGGTCAACGACGCCTCGCGAACCCGGGCCCGCAGTGCCAGCGTCGGGATCACCACCCGCGGCCCGATCCATATCGACGAGTCCCGGGTGAACACCAGGTTCGGCAACGGGTCGATGACGAAATCCGCCCCATGGTGCATGCGCAGCACCAGCGACACGTCGGTGCCGGTGCTCGACGGCAGCTCGTTGAAGGTCATGCCGGCCATCAGCACCTGCGCCAGCCGGACCGGGTCCAGGCCCCGCAGATGGGCCGAAAGCTCTTGTGCCAGCGGCACTCCCAGCCGGCGCGCGTCGACCGCGGCGGCGACCCCCTGCATCCTGGCGGCCCCGCTGTGGTGCAGCGCCTCGATCAGCAGATCGGACAGCAGCAGCACTTCCACGCCGCGGGAACGCAACAGCTCGGCGAACCCGTCATGCTCCTCCTGCGCCCGCGCGACCCAGGGCAAACCGTCGAACAACAGCTGGTCATTGTTGCGCGGATTGAGTCGCGCCAGCTCGGCACCGGGGCGGTGCAGGATGGCGACCCGCAGCGCGCCCACTTCGGAATTGGTGCCCAGCTCAACAACACCCACGGCTAAACCGTAGCCGCAGCCGATCCCGTCGAACTAATGTGCGATAAACTGGGCGGCGTGGGGATCGCGGTCCAAGGCTCGCTGTTCGAGCACACCGAGCGCAGGCAGCTTGGGGACGGCGCCTTCATCGAGATCCGCGCCGGCTGGCTGCAGGGCGCCTCATCGGGTGGAGAAGGACTGCTCGACACCCTGCTGTCGACGGTGCCGTGGCGGACCGAACGCCGCCAGATGTACGAGCGGGTGGTCGACGTGCCGCGGCTGGTGAGCTTTCACGACCTGACGGTCGAAGATCCTCCGCATCCGCTGCTGGCGCGGCTGCGCCGGCGGCTCAACGACATCTACGCGGGGGAGATGGGCGAGCCCTTCACCACCGTCGGCTTGTGTTGTTATCGCGACGGCTCCGACAGCGTCGCCTGGCACGGCGACACTATCGGCCGCAGCAGCACCGAGGACACCATGGTGGCGATCGTCAGCCTCGGCGCCACCCGTACCTTCGCGTTGCGGCGCCGCGGCGGCGGCCCGTCGCTCAGGCTGCCGCAGGCGCACGGCGACCTGCTGGTGATGGGCGGATCATGCCAACGCACCTGGGAGCACGCGGTTCCCAAGACGTCGGCCCCCACGGGTCCGCGCGTCAGCATCCAGTTCCGGCCGCGCGACGTGCGCTAGCTTCGGATGGCGGCCACCGCCTTGACGAGCAGATCGCGGGCGCGCTGGGTGTCCACCTTGGCGACCGGCTGGTCCGGGATCACCAGCGGATTGGCGATGACGATCACCTGATAGTCGCCGAACTGCGCGGAGTAGTCGTAAAGCTCGCCCGTGCGCGGCGCCGCACCGACCAGCGCCTGCAGGACGCGGTGCACGCCCAGCGTGTGCGTCCCGTCGATGTGCGGCGCGTCGATGACCTCGATGCCACCCCGCACCTGGGGCCCGGTGAACGCCACCTTGGTGCAGTCGCGCCCCGGGTCGGTGACCGGCATGGGCTTGGAGGTCTCCACGGCGATGACGACATACCGCGTGCCGTTACCCTCGGCCGAGACCGCGGCCATATTGCCCTGCAGATCCGGTGGCATGTCCGG
The nucleotide sequence above comes from Mycobacterium malmoense. Encoded proteins:
- the arcA gene encoding arginine deiminase; this translates as MGVVELGTNSEVGALRVAILHRPGAELARLNPRNNDQLLFDGLPWVARAQEEHDGFAELLRSRGVEVLLLSDLLIEALHHSGAARMQGVAAAVDARRLGVPLAQELSAHLRGLDPVRLAQVLMAGMTFNELPSSTGTDVSLVLRMHHGADFVIDPLPNLVFTRDSSIWIGPRVVIPTLALRARVREASLTDLIYAHHPRFTGVRRAYESRTAPVEGGDVLLLAPGAVAVGVGERTGPAGAEALARSLFDDDLAHTVLAVPIAQKRAQMHLDTVCTMVDTDTVVMYANVVDTLSAFTIQRTPDGVTIGDETPFLDAAAKAMGIDKLRVIDTGLDPVIAEREQWDDGNNTLALAPGVVVAYERNVQTNTRLQDAGIEVLTIAGSELGTGRGGPRCMSCPIARDSL
- a CDS encoding alpha-ketoglutarate-dependent dioxygenase AlkB, which encodes MGIAVQGSLFEHTERRQLGDGAFIEIRAGWLQGASSGGEGLLDTLLSTVPWRTERRQMYERVVDVPRLVSFHDLTVEDPPHPLLARLRRRLNDIYAGEMGEPFTTVGLCCYRDGSDSVAWHGDTIGRSSTEDTMVAIVSLGATRTFALRRRGGGPSLRLPQAHGDLLVMGGSCQRTWEHAVPKTSAPTGPRVSIQFRPRDVR
- a CDS encoding DUF5642 family protein; this encodes MVKVVFALASVCLLAGCSSGTDASSTRVEIGRVAEVKSSFGPEYKVSDISERAIDPKLLSARKLPDGLSFDPAQCAKVAAGPDMPPDLQGNMAAVSAEGNGTRYVVIAVETSKPMPVTDPGRDCTKVAFTGPQVRGGIEVIDAPHIDGTHTLGVHRVLQALVGAAPRTGELYDYSAQFGDYQVIVIANPLVIPDQPVAKVDTQRARDLLVKAVAAIRS